The following are from one region of the Oryzias latipes chromosome 12, ASM223467v1 genome:
- the LOC101165655 gene encoding cytochrome b-c1 complex subunit 9 — MALSKTVYNLLFRRTSTFAVTIIVGAVFFERVFDQGGDAVFEQMNRGKLWKHIKHNYENKNEE; from the exons ATGGCGCTCTCAAAGACGGTCTACAATCTCCTCTTCAGGAGGACGTCGACGTTTGCCGTGACCATCATAGTTGGAGCAGTGTTCTTTGAACGGGTGTTTGACCAAGGTGGTGACGCAGTGTTTGAGCAGATGAACCGCGGG AAACTCTggaaacacattaaacacaacTACGAGAACAAAAACGAGGAATAG
- the zmat5 gene encoding zinc finger matrin-type protein 5, with amino-acid sequence MGKRYYCDYCDRSFQDNMHNRKKHLNGVQHHRAKKAWFDQFRDSAAILYDEQVKKTCRKFLLKGFCDFGANCRFSHMSEEEQLMLKRQLEDEKQNKEDAADRMMAGRSVQEWLSKREKRKAALSSKGDLKTKEDREEVEEDNEIPHQLLSMPDLPPSLLPPPPGGWRVFVNAEWD; translated from the exons ATGGGGAAGAGGTACTACTGTGACTACTGTGACCGGTCCTTTCAGGACAACATGCATAACCGGAAGAAACACCTTAATGGAGTTCAGCATCACAGAGCAAAAAAAGCCTGGTTTGACCAATTTAGAG ATTCTGCTGCTATTTTATATGatgaacaggtaaaaaaaacatgcaggaagTTTCTCCTAAAAG GATTTTGTGATTTTGGCGCAAACTGCAGGTTTTCTCACATGAGTGAAGAGGAGCAGTTGATGTTAAAAAGACAATTAGAAG atgaaaaacaaaacaaagaagatgcGGCTGACAGGATGATGGCTGGGCGAAGCGTACAGGAGTGGCTGTCGAAAAGGGAGAAGAGGAAGGCCGCCCTTAGTAGCAAAGG agATCTAAAAACTAAAGAGGACCGCGAGGAGGTTGAAGAAGACAATGAGATCCCTCATCAACTCCTCTCTATGCCTGACCTCCCTCCCTCactgctgcctcctcctccaggAGGATGGAGAGTCTTTGTGAACGCCGAGTGGGATTAA
- the cabp7 gene encoding calcium-binding protein 7, producing MPVRAVTTRFMYKGLCTIPDVLTYRTPVSLPEDEVEEIREAFKVFDRDGNGFISKQELGMAMRSLGYMPNEVELEVIIQRLDMDGDGQVGFEEFVTLLGPKLSATGMPDKFHGADFDSVFWKCDMQKLTVDELKRLLYDTFRDHLTMKDIENIIMTEENHLTSPESHVDIDTSPTQQEKHTCVRKSLICAFAIAFIISVMLIAANQMLRRGMK from the exons ATGCCAGTGCGCGCTGTGACCACCAGGTTCATGTACAAGGGACTTTGCACTATTCCAGATGTCCTCACCTACCGGACCCCTGTTAGCCTGCCCGAGGATGAGGTGGAAG AGATCCGCGAGGCTTTCAAGGTATTTGACCGAGACGGGAACGGCTTTATCTCCAAGCAGGAGTTGGGGATGGCCATGCGTTCGCTGGGCTACATGCCCAACGAGGTGGAGCTGGAGGTCATCATCCAAAGACTTGACATGGATG gtgatgggcaggttggCTTTGAGGAATTTGTCACGTTGCTGGGTCCCAAACTGTCTGCTACTGGAATGCCTGATAAGTTCCATGGAGCAGACTTTGATTCTGTCTTTTGGAAG TGCGACATGCAGAAACTGACTGTGGATGAGCTCAAACGACTCCTGTACGATACTTTCCGTGACCACCTCACCATGAAAGATATTGAGAACATCATCATGACTGAAGAGAACCACCTCACCAGCCCAGAGTCACATGTAGACATTGACA CAAGCCCAACGCAGCAGGAGAAGCACACATGTGTGCGTAAAAGTCTGATTTGTGCCTTCGCTATTGCATTTATCATCAGCGTCATGCTCATTGCAGCAAATCAAATGCTCCGCAGAGGgatgaaataa